In Bacteroides coprosuis DSM 18011, the following are encoded in one genomic region:
- a CDS encoding Formaldehyde transketolase (COGs: COG0021 Transketolase~InterPro IPR005474:IPR005475:IPR005476~KEGG: bfs:BF1660 putative transketolase~PFAM: Transketolase, N-terminal; Transketolase-like, pyrimidine-binding domain; Transketolase, C-terminal~PRIAM: Formaldehyde transketolase~SMART: Transketolase-like, pyrimidine-binding domain~SPTR: Transketolase;~IMG reference gene:2504107901~PFAM: Transketolase, thiamine diphosphate binding domain; Transketolase, C-terminal domain; Transketolase, pyrimidine binding domain), translated as MNTQKLMNRAADNIRILAASMVEKANSGHPGGAMGGADFINVLFSEFLIYDPKNPKWEGRDRFFLDPGHMSPMLYSTLALTGKYSIDELKQFRQWNSPTPGHPEVDIMRGVENTSGPLGQGHAFGIGAAIAAKFLKARFGEVMNQTIYVYISDGGIQEEISQGAGRIAGHLGLDNLIMFYDSNDVQLSTDTEDVTSENVAMKYEAWGWKVITINGNNVDEIRKAITEAQAIKGQPVIIIGKTVMGKGALNADGTSNEANCSTHGSPLGGDAYTKTIKNLGGNPEDPFVIFPEVAELYAKRAEELTTLVGKKLEYKAKWSKENPKLAQKLEDFFAGKLAEINWEAIEQKPNSATRAASATVLATLAEKVENMIVSSADLSNSDKTDGFLKKTHAFKKGDFSGAFLQAGVSELTMACLCIGMSLHGGVIAACATFFVFSDYMKPAIRMAALMEQPVKFIWTHDAFRVGEDGPTHEPVEQEAQIRLMEKLQNHSGKNSMLVLRPADVEEATHAWRLAMENQTTPTGLIFSRQNIENLPQGTDYAQTAQGAYIVAGSDENADVVLVASGSEVATLVAGAKLLREDGIKVRIVSAPSEGLFRSQSRTYQESIIPSDAKVFGLTAGLPVTLQGLVGANGKVFGLNSFGFSAPYKVLDEKLGFTAQNVYNQVKEML; from the coding sequence ATGAATACCCAAAAACTCATGAACCGTGCAGCAGATAATATCCGAATTTTAGCTGCATCTATGGTTGAAAAAGCAAATTCCGGACACCCAGGAGGTGCCATGGGAGGAGCAGATTTTATCAATGTACTTTTCTCAGAGTTTCTTATATATGATCCTAAAAACCCAAAATGGGAAGGAAGAGACCGCTTCTTCTTGGATCCAGGACACATGTCACCAATGCTATATTCAACATTGGCATTGACAGGAAAATACTCTATAGATGAACTCAAACAGTTCCGTCAATGGAACAGCCCTACACCAGGTCACCCAGAAGTGGACATTATGAGAGGTGTAGAAAATACATCTGGTCCTTTGGGACAAGGACATGCTTTTGGTATTGGAGCAGCTATTGCCGCTAAATTCTTAAAAGCTCGTTTTGGAGAAGTAATGAATCAAACTATCTATGTATATATCTCTGATGGTGGAATTCAAGAAGAAATATCTCAAGGTGCAGGTCGTATTGCTGGTCACTTAGGACTTGATAACCTTATCATGTTCTACGACTCAAATGATGTACAGCTTTCAACAGATACAGAAGATGTAACAAGCGAGAACGTAGCTATGAAATACGAAGCTTGGGGCTGGAAAGTTATTACTATAAATGGTAATAATGTAGATGAAATCCGTAAAGCGATTACAGAAGCTCAAGCTATCAAAGGCCAACCTGTTATTATCATTGGTAAGACTGTTATGGGTAAAGGCGCATTAAATGCAGATGGAACAAGCAACGAAGCAAATTGCTCAACTCATGGTTCTCCTCTAGGTGGCGATGCATATACAAAAACCATTAAAAACTTAGGTGGTAACCCAGAAGATCCATTTGTAATCTTCCCTGAAGTGGCAGAACTTTATGCAAAACGTGCTGAAGAACTAACTACCCTTGTTGGAAAGAAATTGGAGTATAAAGCTAAATGGAGTAAAGAAAACCCTAAATTAGCTCAAAAACTAGAAGACTTCTTTGCTGGTAAACTAGCAGAAATAAACTGGGAAGCTATAGAGCAAAAACCAAACTCTGCTACACGTGCTGCTTCAGCTACAGTCCTTGCAACTCTCGCAGAAAAGGTTGAAAACATGATTGTTTCTTCGGCAGACCTTTCAAACTCTGATAAGACTGATGGCTTCTTAAAGAAAACTCATGCATTCAAGAAAGGAGATTTCTCGGGCGCATTCCTTCAAGCAGGTGTTTCCGAATTAACTATGGCTTGTCTATGTATAGGAATGTCTTTACATGGTGGTGTAATTGCTGCTTGTGCAACATTCTTCGTCTTCTCAGACTACATGAAGCCAGCTATTCGTATGGCTGCTTTAATGGAGCAACCTGTTAAATTCATTTGGACACATGATGCTTTCCGTGTTGGAGAAGATGGTCCTACACACGAACCAGTAGAACAAGAAGCTCAAATCCGACTAATGGAAAAACTTCAAAACCATAGTGGCAAAAACTCTATGCTAGTTTTAAGACCAGCAGATGTTGAGGAAGCTACTCATGCTTGGAGATTAGCAATGGAAAATCAAACAACTCCTACAGGATTAATTTTCTCTCGTCAAAACATAGAAAATCTTCCTCAAGGTACTGATTATGCTCAGACAGCTCAGGGAGCATACATCGTTGCAGGTTCTGACGAAAATGCAGATGTTGTATTGGTAGCTTCTGGCTCGGAAGTAGCAACACTAGTTGCTGGTGCAAAACTTCTACGTGAAGATGGCATCAAAGTTCGTATTGTATCAGCTCCTTCAGAAGGTTTATTCCGTTCTCAATCTAGAACCTATCAAGAATCTATCATACCTTCAGATGCTAAAGTATTTGGATTAACAGCAGGATTACCTGTTACTCTTCAAGGATTAGTGGGTGCAAATGGTAAGGTGTTTGGTCTAAACTCTTTTGGATTCTCAGCTCCTTATAAAGTTCTTGATGAAAAACTAGGCTTTACTGCGCAGAATGTATACAACCAAGTAAAAGAAATGCTATAA
- a CDS encoding sugar-phosphate isomerase, RpiB/LacA/LacB family (COGs: COG0698 Ribose 5-phosphate isomerase RpiB~InterPro IPR004785:IPR003500~KEGG: bfs:BF1659 putative ribose 5-phosphate isomerase~PFAM: Ribose/galactose isomerase~PRIAM: Ribose-5-phosphate isomerase~SPTR: Putative ribose 5-phosphate isomerase;~TIGRFAM: Ribose/galactose isomerase; Ribose 5-phosphate isomerase B~IMG reference gene:2504107902~PFAM: Ribose/Galactose Isomerase~TIGRFAM: ribose 5-phosphate isomerase B; sugar-phosphate isomerases, RpiB/LacA/LacB family) gives MKLIGICADHAGYELKTYVAEWLKEKGYDVKDFGTHSEERCDYPDFAHPLARAVEAKECELGVAVCGSGNGINMTLNKHQGIRAALCWTEEIAELARQHNNANVLVMPGRFISQEEANKILTIFFSTEFEGGRHQQRIDKIPIHD, from the coding sequence ATGAAACTAATTGGAATTTGTGCTGATCATGCAGGGTATGAATTAAAAACATATGTTGCAGAATGGTTGAAAGAAAAAGGATATGATGTCAAAGATTTTGGTACACACTCTGAAGAAAGATGTGATTATCCAGACTTTGCACACCCTTTGGCTAGAGCAGTTGAAGCAAAAGAATGCGAACTAGGAGTGGCTGTTTGTGGAAGTGGTAATGGTATCAACATGACACTCAACAAACACCAAGGAATTAGAGCGGCTTTATGCTGGACAGAAGAAATAGCAGAATTGGCTCGTCAGCATAATAACGCGAATGTTTTAGTCATGCCAGGTAGATTTATTTCTCAAGAAGAAGCAAATAAAATACTTACTATTTTCTTCTCAACAGAGTTTGAAGGAGGAAGACATCAACAAAGAATAGACAAAATACCTATTCATGATTAA
- a CDS encoding Tetratricopeptide TPR_1 repeat-containing protein (InterPro IPR001440:IPR019734~KEGG: bfs:BF1658 hypothetical protein~PFAM: Tetratricopeptide TPR-1~SMART: Tetratricopeptide repeat~SPTR: Putative uncharacterized protein;~IMG reference gene:2504107903~PFAM: Tetratricopeptide repeat), producing MDRTPIIDIEQKIEDGNTSEAIENLQQLLASNNENQDNIYYLLGNAYRKMGNWQMALNNYQYAIDINPISPAKQARAMVIDILNFYNKDMFNH from the coding sequence ATGGATAGAACACCTATAATTGATATAGAACAAAAGATTGAGGATGGCAACACATCTGAAGCCATAGAAAATCTTCAACAATTACTAGCTAGTAATAACGAAAATCAAGACAATATTTACTATCTTTTGGGGAATGCCTATCGTAAAATGGGTAATTGGCAAATGGCCTTAAATAATTATCAATATGCAATAGACATCAACCCTATCAGCCCGGCAAAACAAGCCAGAGCTATGGTTATAGACATTCTAAACTTCTATAACAAAGATATGTTCAACCACTAA